A genomic stretch from Apis cerana isolate GH-2021 linkage group LG7, AcerK_1.0, whole genome shotgun sequence includes:
- the LOC107999248 gene encoding chitinase-3-like protein 1, translating into MRQVLRAGFLITFLAYAITNIVADNKIVCYYGSWSTYRPGIGQFNPTDIDPKLCTHIVYTFVGIYTDGRIYILDSWNDLPNGKDGFGEFTRLRQLNPNVTALVGMGGWNEGSYKYSQVAGNATVRAKFVKNMVTFLRMYNFDGLDLDWSFPNQRGGVVADRENYISLLKELREEFNKSGFNLSVTVSAPEYSASQSYIIPELVKYVDYISLMTYDLHGTWENAALLHSGLYPSGKDTNIRLDTNVDWCVKYWLTQGAPADKIILGIPGHGRSFTLSNSTNNQPGAPILGVGIAGPYTRESGLFSYSEILEFIKSGWTVERDSKQRVPYAYKGNQWVGYDDVTSVEEKVNYAKSKGLAGVMLWGIENDDFQGLYGEKYPLLNTINKVYKNQTVNE; encoded by the exons ATGAGACAG gTATTAAGAGCAGGATTCTTGATCACTTTCCTGGCGTACGCCATCACAAACATCGTTGCTGACA ACAAGATCGTCTGCTACTATGGCAGCTGGTCCACTTATCGTCCCGGAATCGGTCAATTCAATCCAACCGACATAGATCCAAAACTGTGCACCCATATAGTGTACACGTTCGTCGGTATTTACACGGATGGCAGAATTTACATATTGGACTCCTGGAACGACCTTCCAAACGGCAAGGACGGTTTTGGAGAATTCACTAGGCTTCGTCAATTGAATCCAAACGTTACTGCGTTGGTGGGGATGGGCGGTTGGAACGAGGGATCGTACAAGTATTCCCAGGTTGCCGGAAATGCTACTGTCCGTGCAAAATTCGTCAAAAACATGGTTACATTCCTGAGAATGTACAATTTCGACGGTCTGGACCTGGACTGGTCATTTCCAAATCAGCGTGGGGGCGTAGTTGCCGACAGAGAGAATTACATCTCCTTGCTGAAGGAATTGAGGGAAGAGTTCAACAAAAGTGGCTTCAATCTGAGCGTGACGGTTTCCGCACCCGAGTATTCGGCCTCTCAATCCTACATTATTCCGGAATTGGTAAAATACGTCGATTACATTAGCTTAATGACGTACGATTTGCACGGAACATGGGAGAATGCCGCGCTACTTCACTCTGGCCTTTACCCCTCGGGCAAGGATACCAATATTCGACTTGACACTAATGTG GATTGGTGCGTGAAATATTGGCTCACGCAAGGCGCGCCAGCTGACAAAATCATTCTAGGTATTCCAGGCCACGGTAGATCGTTCACCTTGTCGAATTCGACGAACAACCAACCAGGTGCTCCAATCCTGGGTGTTGGAATCGCTGGTCCTTACACACGAGAAAGTGGTTTATTTAGTTACAGTGAAATCTTGGAGTTCATTAAATCAGGATGGACCGTGGAACGGGATTCTAAACAACGCGTACCTTATGCTTACAAAGGCAACCAATGGGTTGGATATGATGATGTCAC ATCTGTCGAAGAGAAGGTGAATTATGCTAAGTCTAAGGGATTGGCTGGTGTAATGTTATGGGGTATCGAGAACGACGACTTCCAGGGTTTGTATGGTGAAAAATATCCACTTTTGAACACGATAAATAAGGTATATAAAAACCAGACTGTTAATGAATGA
- the LOC107999406 gene encoding tetraspanin-5 isoform X4 yields the protein MPAVRKYRRDTSEVSCCLKYVIFGFNVMFWWLGLGIMAVGVWAWTEKDTFNNLSRLTNVALDPAFILILVGTVTFIIGFTGCVGALRENTCLLATYAIFLALLLLMEMAAGVLGFIFKDWIKSQATGGFQAFIIHYREDPDQQNLIDWIQEDWLQCCGIEGPKDWDRNNYFNCSSSDIGSREACGVPFSCCKRKPNEIIKNKQCGYDVRKPSYTGERSIYERGCLRAGEEWLELNLVPVAGTVVSTMVLQNFEVAKVIYEKGCIQAGEEWVERNLLAIVTGAVATAFAQILGICFAQNLRADIFAQKAKWH from the exons TGGCTGGGTTTGGGTATTATGGCTGTAGGTGTATGGGCATGGACCGAAAAAGACACATTCAACAATTTGTCTAGGCTCACGAATGTGGCACTCGATCCAGCATTTATCCTCATTCTAGTCG GCACAGTGACATTTATAATTGGATTTACGGGATGTGTCGGTGCACTCAGGGAAAATACGTGCCTCCTAGCTACG TATGCGATATTTCTGGCGTTACTATTGTTAATGGAGATGGCAGCTGGTGTATTAGGCTTTATCTTTAAAGACTGG ATAAAGTCACAAGCGACTGGTGGGTTCCAAGCTTTTATCATTCATTATAGAGAAGATCCTGATCAACAGAATCTCATCGATTGGATTCAAGAGGATTGG TTACAGTGTTGCGGCATCGAGGGCCCTAAAGACTGGGATCGCAACAATTACTTCAATTGTTCATCGAGCGACATCGGCTCGAGAGAAGCGTGCGGCGTGCCTTTTAGCTGTTGTAAACGAAAACCAAAT gagattatcaaaaataaacaatgcGGCTACGATGTTAGGAAACCTAGCTAC ACTGGGGAGAGGAGTATATACGAGAGAGGCTGTCTAAGAGCAGGCGAAGAATGGCTAGAATTGAATCTCGTACCTGTCGCTGGTACTGTTGTCAGCACTATGGTTTTACAG AACTTTGAAGTTGCCAAAGTGATTTATGAAAAAGGTTGTATTCAAGCTGGGGAGGAATGGGTCGAACGAAATCTTCTTGCGATTGTAACTGGGGCGGTTGCCACGGCCTTTGCACAg ATTTTGGGGATCTGTTTCGCTCAAAATCTTCGAGCAGACATATTTGCTCAGAAGGCAAAGTGGCATTGA